From one Streptomyces sp. CA-210063 genomic stretch:
- a CDS encoding sensor histidine kinase: protein MGDTLLIALFAFLGAGAAGLLGAAALWLLRRRSLTTSLTVVAAVAVTAMLAGTLAVAWAMFLSAHDLTVVTTVVAMAAVVSLATAVLLGRWVVARSLALQLAARSFGDGGDFAAPDGPATAELAALSAELAATSAKLAASRERERALESSRRELVAWISHDLRTPLAGLRAMAEALEDGVAADPDRYLRQIRTEVERLNGMVGDLFELSRIHAGALALTPSRMSLYDLVGDALAGADPLAREHGVRLVGESVEPVPVEVDGKEMSRVLGNLLVNAIRRTPADGTVAVAAVRSPEGVVVSVTDGCGGIPEEDLPRVFDTGWRGTHARTPPAGAGLGLAIVRGIVEAHRGSATVRNIPGGCRFEVVLPAAAS from the coding sequence ATGGGCGACACCCTGCTGATAGCGCTGTTCGCCTTCCTCGGCGCCGGTGCGGCCGGACTGCTCGGCGCGGCCGCGCTGTGGCTGCTGCGCCGCCGCTCGCTCACCACGTCGCTCACCGTCGTCGCCGCCGTCGCGGTGACCGCCATGCTCGCGGGCACCCTCGCCGTGGCATGGGCGATGTTCCTCTCCGCGCACGACCTGACCGTGGTGACGACGGTCGTGGCCATGGCCGCCGTGGTCTCCCTGGCGACCGCCGTCCTCCTCGGCCGCTGGGTCGTCGCCCGCAGCCTGGCCCTCCAACTCGCCGCCCGTTCCTTCGGCGACGGCGGCGACTTCGCGGCCCCCGACGGCCCGGCGACCGCGGAACTCGCCGCACTGAGCGCCGAGTTGGCCGCCACGAGCGCGAAACTCGCCGCGTCACGGGAACGCGAACGCGCGCTGGAGTCCTCCCGCCGCGAACTCGTCGCCTGGATCTCGCACGACCTGCGCACCCCGCTCGCCGGACTGCGCGCCATGGCCGAGGCACTGGAGGACGGGGTGGCCGCCGACCCCGACCGCTATCTGCGGCAGATCCGCACCGAGGTCGAACGCCTCAACGGCATGGTCGGCGACCTCTTCGAGCTCTCCCGTATCCACGCGGGAGCCCTCGCCCTCACACCGTCCCGCATGTCCCTGTACGACCTGGTGGGCGACGCCCTGGCGGGCGCCGATCCGCTCGCCCGTGAACACGGGGTCAGACTCGTGGGCGAGAGCGTCGAGCCGGTGCCGGTCGAGGTGGACGGCAAGGAGATGAGCCGGGTCCTCGGCAACCTGCTGGTGAACGCGATCCGCCGCACCCCGGCCGACGGCACGGTCGCGGTCGCGGCCGTACGCTCACCCGAAGGGGTCGTCGTGTCCGTGACGGACGGCTGCGGCGGTATCCCCGAGGAGGACCTGCCGCGCGTCTTCGACACCGGCTGGCGCGGCACCCATGCCCGCACCCCACCGGCCGGCGCGGGCCTGGGCCTCGCCATCGTCCGGGGAATCGTGGAGGCCCACCGGGGCTCCGCCACCGTACGCAACATCCCCGGCGGCTGCCGCTTCGAGGTGGTGCTGCCCGCAGCCGCTTCCTGA
- a CDS encoding NAD-dependent epimerase/dehydratase family protein, with protein sequence MRVLVTGGAGFIGSHVVEALAARGHEPVVLDVRENARADVRADVRDGEAVRRALAGADAVCHQAAMVGLGTGFADAPEYVSRNDLGTAVLLSAMADAGVGRLVLAGSMVVYGEGRYACGRHGVVRPAPRDVADLSAGRFEPLCPACGEQLSPGLVGEDAPADPRNVYATTKLAQEHLAAAWARATGGAAVSLRYHNVYGPRMPRDTPYAGVASFFRSALARGEAPRVFEDGRQRRDFVHVRDVAAANVAALEAGSAEGALTAYNTGSGEPRTVGEMARALAAAFGGPEPVVTGEYRLGDVRHITADSSRLRAELGWKAEVAFAEGMREFARAGLRDA encoded by the coding sequence ATGCGTGTACTGGTCACCGGCGGTGCCGGGTTCATCGGGTCCCATGTCGTGGAGGCGCTGGCGGCGCGCGGGCACGAGCCCGTCGTGCTCGACGTCCGCGAGAACGCGCGGGCGGACGTACGGGCGGACGTACGGGACGGGGAAGCGGTCCGCCGCGCCCTCGCCGGGGCCGACGCCGTGTGCCATCAGGCGGCCATGGTCGGCCTCGGTACGGGTTTCGCCGACGCGCCGGAGTACGTGTCCCGCAACGACCTGGGGACGGCGGTGCTGCTGTCCGCGATGGCGGACGCGGGTGTGGGGCGGCTCGTGCTGGCCGGGTCGATGGTCGTGTACGGGGAGGGGCGATACGCGTGCGGGCGGCACGGGGTGGTGCGGCCGGCGCCACGCGACGTCGCCGACCTCTCGGCCGGGCGCTTCGAGCCGCTGTGCCCGGCATGCGGCGAGCAACTGTCGCCGGGGCTCGTGGGCGAGGACGCGCCGGCCGATCCGCGGAACGTGTACGCGACGACGAAGCTCGCCCAGGAGCATCTGGCGGCGGCGTGGGCACGGGCCACGGGCGGGGCGGCGGTGTCGTTGCGCTACCACAACGTGTACGGGCCCCGGATGCCCCGCGACACCCCGTACGCCGGCGTCGCCTCCTTCTTCCGTTCGGCGCTCGCGCGTGGGGAGGCCCCCCGGGTGTTCGAGGACGGGCGGCAGCGGCGGGACTTCGTCCATGTACGGGATGTGGCGGCGGCCAATGTCGCGGCGCTGGAGGCGGGTTCGGCCGAGGGTGCGCTGACCGCGTACAACACCGGGAGCGGCGAGCCACGCACGGTCGGGGAGATGGCGCGGGCGCTGGCCGCCGCGTTCGGCGGGCCCGAGCCGGTCGTCACCGGGGAGTACCGGCTCGGGGACGTACGGCACATCACCGCCGACTCCTCGCGGCTGCGGGCGGAGCTGGGCTGGAAGGCGGAGGTCGCCTTCGCGGAGGGGATGCGGGAGTTCGCGCGGGCCGGCCTGCGTGACGCGTAG
- the ppk2 gene encoding polyphosphate kinase 2 codes for MTELLSDMRVDYSDHDDPVLIRPDGSTVDTWRENYPYSRRMERGEYDWHKRLQQIELLKLQSWIKESGRRLVVVFEGRDAAGKGGTIKRFTEHLNPRGARVVALEKPTEREKGQWYFQRYVEHLPTAGEIVLFDRSWYNRAGVERVMGFCTDDEYRRFMRQAPAFERMLVDDGVDLVKFWFSVSQGEQRTRFTIRQVDPVRQWKLSPMDLASLDRWDDYTSAKVAMFRETDTEQAPWTVVKSNDKKRARVEAMRSVLARFDYTGKDHEVVGEPDPRIVGAAATLLEAGEDDDLQDGW; via the coding sequence ATGACCGAACTGCTCAGCGACATGCGCGTCGACTACAGCGACCACGACGACCCGGTGCTGATCCGGCCCGACGGCAGCACGGTGGACACCTGGCGGGAGAACTACCCGTACTCCCGGCGCATGGAGCGCGGGGAGTACGACTGGCACAAGCGGCTGCAGCAGATCGAGCTGCTGAAGTTGCAGAGCTGGATCAAGGAGTCGGGGCGTCGGCTGGTCGTCGTCTTCGAGGGGCGGGACGCGGCCGGCAAGGGCGGCACGATCAAGCGCTTCACCGAGCACCTCAATCCGCGCGGCGCACGGGTGGTGGCCCTGGAGAAGCCGACCGAACGCGAGAAGGGGCAGTGGTACTTCCAGCGGTACGTCGAGCATCTGCCGACGGCCGGGGAGATCGTGCTCTTCGACCGGTCCTGGTACAACCGGGCCGGTGTGGAACGGGTCATGGGCTTCTGCACGGACGACGAGTACCGACGCTTCATGCGGCAGGCGCCCGCCTTCGAGCGGATGCTCGTCGACGACGGCGTGGACCTGGTGAAGTTCTGGTTCTCGGTGTCCCAGGGCGAACAGCGCACCCGTTTCACGATCCGTCAGGTCGATCCCGTACGGCAGTGGAAGCTCAGCCCGATGGACCTGGCGTCGCTGGACCGCTGGGACGACTACACCTCCGCGAAGGTCGCCATGTTCCGCGAGACGGACACCGAGCAGGCCCCGTGGACCGTGGTGAAGAGCAACGACAAGAAGCGGGCCCGCGTGGAGGCCATGCGCAGTGTGCTGGCCCGCTTCGACTACACCGGCAAGGACCACGAGGTGGTCGGCGAACCGGATCCGAGGATCGTGGGCGCGGCGGCCACCCTGTTGGAGGCCGGGGAGGACGACGACCTCCAGGACGGCTGGTAG
- a CDS encoding inorganic phosphate transporter — translation MDHITFLVAVVIVTALAFDFTNGFHDTANAMATSIATGALRPRTAVLISGVLNVVGAFLSTEVAKTISGGIVDDTLVTPGMIFAGLVGAILWNLTTWLLGLPSSSSHALFGGLIGAVWVGAGEHGVHFGKVVEKVLIPAVASPLVAGVAALTATYLAYRITARARQKTVTKGFRLGQIASASLVSLAHGTNDAQKTMGVITLTLISAGALGHDAGPPLWVIASAGLAIGLGTYLGGWRIIRTMGKGLTDIQSPQGFAAEAASTTVILTSAHLGFALSTTQVCSGGILGAGLGRRLAEVRWGTAGRMVVAWLVTLPAAALVGGLSASVVTHGGNFGLVVIALLALAVAAFIVLMSRRDPVHASNVNETHEVGVRGAVPAQVSTAA, via the coding sequence ATGGACCACATCACGTTCCTCGTGGCCGTCGTCATCGTCACGGCCCTCGCCTTCGACTTCACCAACGGCTTCCACGACACGGCGAACGCGATGGCGACGTCCATCGCCACCGGTGCCCTGCGGCCCAGAACGGCGGTCCTGATCAGCGGCGTACTGAACGTCGTCGGCGCGTTCCTGTCCACCGAGGTCGCGAAGACGATCTCCGGCGGCATCGTGGACGACACCCTGGTGACACCGGGCATGATCTTCGCCGGTCTGGTCGGCGCCATCCTGTGGAACCTGACGACGTGGCTGCTCGGGCTGCCGTCGAGCTCCTCGCACGCGCTGTTCGGCGGTCTGATCGGAGCCGTCTGGGTGGGCGCCGGTGAACACGGTGTGCACTTCGGCAAGGTCGTCGAGAAGGTGCTGATCCCGGCGGTCGCCTCGCCGCTGGTCGCGGGTGTGGCCGCGCTGACCGCGACGTATCTCGCGTACCGGATCACCGCCCGGGCCCGGCAGAAGACGGTGACGAAGGGCTTCCGGCTCGGGCAGATCGCCTCGGCCTCACTGGTCTCGCTGGCGCACGGCACCAACGACGCGCAGAAGACGATGGGCGTCATCACGCTCACGCTGATCTCGGCGGGGGCGCTCGGCCACGACGCCGGGCCGCCGCTGTGGGTGATCGCGTCGGCCGGACTCGCGATCGGCCTCGGTACGTACCTCGGCGGCTGGCGGATCATCCGGACCATGGGCAAGGGGCTGACCGACATCCAGTCGCCGCAGGGCTTCGCGGCGGAGGCTGCGTCCACGACGGTCATCCTGACCTCCGCGCACCTCGGCTTCGCGCTGTCGACCACACAGGTGTGCTCCGGCGGCATCCTCGGCGCGGGACTGGGCAGGCGTCTCGCCGAGGTGCGGTGGGGCACAGCGGGACGGATGGTGGTGGCGTGGCTGGTGACACTGCCCGCCGCCGCGCTGGTCGGCGGTCTCTCCGCGAGCGTGGTGACGCACGGCGGGAACTTCGGCCTCGTGGTGATCGCGCTCCTCGCCCTCGCCGTGGCCGCCTTCATCGTCCTCATGTCGCGCCGCGACCCGGTGCACGCGTCCAACGTCAACGAGACCCACGAGGTCGGTGTCCGCGGCGCGGTGCCGGCGCAGGTCTCCACCGCCGCCTGA
- a CDS encoding TetR/AcrR family transcriptional regulator has product MATTQGDRARRRRVDARSTMERITAAGRTVLGTGEASLEQIAAEAGVGIATLYRHFPNREAIVRAVLDDILESDLLPLIDRAVDSPHPRRALQDIATRLLDLITDEKGLVTFASNFSDVAVDALQRFSESLHPLLLRAQQQGEVRHDLTAEDIPRFLVMAVAGLAIPGTAPSTRARFTALLFDALNPANATPLPPLRPEEGDLRTAVGNIAHT; this is encoded by the coding sequence ATGGCCACCACCCAGGGCGACCGCGCCCGGCGACGCAGAGTCGACGCACGCTCCACCATGGAGCGCATCACCGCCGCCGGACGGACCGTCCTCGGCACGGGCGAAGCCTCCCTCGAGCAGATCGCGGCCGAGGCCGGCGTGGGCATCGCCACGCTTTACCGCCACTTCCCCAACCGGGAAGCCATCGTCCGGGCCGTACTCGACGACATCCTCGAAAGCGACCTGCTCCCTCTCATCGACCGCGCCGTCGACAGCCCCCACCCCCGCCGGGCCCTCCAGGACATCGCCACGCGCCTGCTCGACCTGATCACGGACGAGAAGGGGCTGGTCACCTTCGCGAGCAACTTCTCCGACGTCGCCGTGGACGCCCTTCAGCGCTTCAGCGAGTCGTTGCACCCTCTGCTGCTTCGCGCACAGCAACAGGGTGAGGTCCGCCATGACCTCACCGCGGAAGACATCCCGCGCTTTCTCGTCATGGCCGTCGCCGGGCTCGCGATCCCCGGCACCGCCCCCTCGACGAGGGCCCGTTTCACCGCCCTGCTGTTCGACGCGCTGAACCCCGCCAACGCGACCCCCCTGCCCCCGCTGCGGCCTGAGGAGGGAGACCTGCGCACCGCGGTGGGCAACATCGCCCACACCTGA
- a CDS encoding TetR/AcrR family transcriptional regulator C-terminal domain-containing protein: MTNRQVREDRGPRLDPGTVIRTALELLDEKGLDALSTRAVADRLGVRMNTVLWHVKTKARMLELMADAVVGEAPLDDLPAPWDERVRELARRYRRALLAHRDGAALVVGTYAAEPHTLRFADTLVGALLDGGLDERETAWTTWTIIYFTLGLTQEEQAAVHHSPSGRLANAVSETAYPALRRVLGHLDAESFGDRFEFGLSAILTRR; the protein is encoded by the coding sequence ATGACCAATAGGCAAGTGCGCGAGGACCGCGGCCCGCGGCTGGACCCCGGAACGGTGATCCGCACCGCGCTGGAACTGCTGGACGAAAAGGGCCTGGACGCCCTGTCCACCCGAGCGGTCGCCGACCGGCTCGGCGTACGGATGAACACCGTGCTGTGGCATGTGAAGACCAAGGCCCGGATGCTGGAGCTGATGGCGGACGCCGTCGTCGGTGAAGCCCCGCTGGACGACCTTCCGGCCCCCTGGGACGAGCGCGTCCGCGAACTGGCCCGTCGGTACCGCCGCGCCCTGCTCGCCCACCGCGACGGCGCCGCGCTCGTCGTCGGCACCTACGCCGCCGAGCCGCATACCCTGCGTTTCGCCGACACCCTGGTGGGCGCGCTCCTCGACGGCGGTCTGGACGAGCGTGAGACCGCCTGGACCACGTGGACGATCATCTACTTCACCCTCGGCCTCACCCAGGAAGAGCAGGCGGCGGTCCACCACTCCCCCAGCGGCCGTCTGGCGAACGCGGTCTCCGAGACGGCCTACCCCGCCCTCCGTCGCGTCCTCGGTCATCTCGACGCGGAATCATTTGGCGATCGCTTCGAGTTCGGCCTGTCCGCGATCCTCACGCGAAGGTGA
- a CDS encoding FAD-dependent monooxygenase, translating to MEQQVVIAGGGPVGLWLAAELRLGGVSVTVVEERVDIDQRSKALTIHPRTIEILASRGVHKPFLAEGLPIPGGHFAMLDDRLDFRAMETPFPYTLALPQSRTEELLEDHALALGATIVRGHRVTGFTEHAESVIAQVDGLDGPYELQAAFIIGCDGSRSTVRTDAGIDFGGTPSTVLGWLGDVTLDNPPRPGFSAFGLRGGVMVAPLPGGRYRVVGVSPDSLTTQWPGDLALEELRTRTVAITGEDFGMRDPVWLSRFGNATRLAAQYRRGRILLAGDAAHQHFPAGGVGMNVGIQDAHNLGWKITATLRGWAPDHLLDTYHTERHPVGAQLMEHSRAQTALMTGFTPEGLDLRSLFSKMIATQPALNKALSERLTALAVSYPSPDPTAHPLTGSRAPDLAFTGSENHLFSRLRPDSHLLLDLTAGVLADRTRPGLTVHTATLDLPPAAWATVRAALIRPDGHVAWAGIDEDDTALSAAVDRALATTHRTAAG from the coding sequence ATGGAACAGCAGGTTGTCATCGCCGGAGGGGGCCCGGTCGGGCTCTGGCTCGCCGCCGAACTGCGGCTGGGCGGGGTTTCCGTCACCGTCGTCGAGGAGCGTGTGGACATCGACCAGCGCTCCAAGGCCCTCACCATCCACCCACGCACCATCGAGATCCTGGCCTCGCGCGGCGTGCACAAGCCCTTCCTCGCCGAGGGCCTGCCGATCCCGGGCGGCCACTTCGCCATGCTCGACGACCGGCTCGACTTCCGGGCGATGGAGACTCCGTTCCCGTACACCCTCGCCCTGCCCCAGTCCCGCACCGAGGAACTACTGGAGGATCACGCGCTCGCGCTCGGCGCCACGATCGTGCGCGGTCATCGCGTCACCGGGTTCACCGAGCACGCGGAGTCGGTGATCGCGCAGGTGGACGGGCTGGACGGGCCGTACGAACTCCAGGCGGCGTTCATCATCGGCTGCGACGGCTCCCGCAGCACCGTGCGCACCGACGCCGGCATCGACTTCGGCGGTACGCCCTCCACCGTCTTGGGCTGGCTCGGCGACGTCACCCTTGACAACCCGCCGCGGCCCGGGTTCAGCGCCTTCGGGCTCCGGGGTGGGGTGATGGTCGCGCCGCTGCCCGGTGGGCGGTACCGCGTGGTCGGTGTCAGCCCCGACAGCCTCACGACCCAATGGCCCGGCGACCTCGCCCTGGAGGAGTTGCGGACCAGGACCGTCGCCATCACGGGCGAGGACTTCGGGATGCGCGACCCGGTCTGGCTCTCCCGATTCGGCAACGCCACTCGGCTGGCCGCCCAGTACCGGCGAGGCCGGATCCTGCTCGCCGGTGACGCCGCCCACCAGCACTTCCCGGCTGGTGGCGTCGGGATGAACGTCGGCATCCAGGACGCGCACAACCTCGGCTGGAAAATCACCGCCACCCTCCGCGGCTGGGCCCCTGACCACCTGCTCGACACCTACCACACCGAGCGCCACCCCGTAGGCGCCCAGCTGATGGAACACAGCCGTGCCCAGACCGCCCTGATGACCGGCTTCACACCCGAAGGTCTCGACCTGCGTTCCCTGTTCAGCAAGATGATCGCCACCCAGCCGGCACTGAACAAGGCCCTGTCCGAACGTCTCACCGCGCTCGCCGTCAGCTACCCCTCGCCGGACCCGACAGCCCACCCTCTCACCGGCAGCCGCGCTCCCGACCTCGCGTTCACCGGCTCCGAGAACCACCTGTTCTCCCGTTTGCGCCCGGACAGCCACCTCCTGCTCGACCTGACGGCGGGCGTCCTGGCGGACCGGACGCGGCCCGGGCTCACGGTGCACACCGCGACCCTCGACCTGCCCCCGGCCGCCTGGGCCACCGTGCGCGCCGCCCTCATCCGCCCCGACGGGCACGTCGCCTGGGCCGGCATCGACGAGGACGACACCGCGCTGTCCGCCGCCGTGGACCGGGCGCTCGCCACCACCCACCGCACTGCGGCCGGCTGA
- a CDS encoding response regulator transcription factor, with amino-acid sequence MQQQPSGPAAARILVVDDDPTVAEVVAGYLDRAGYVVDHAEDGPAALARAAAHWPHLVVLDLMLPGMDGLEVCRRLRAHGPVPVIMLTARGDEDDRILGLEVGADDYVTKPFSPRELVLRVESVLRRARPDAGTGLLRSAGLTVDPAARRAARNGSPLALTVREFDLLAFFLRNPGRACSREDLMREVWGWDFGDLSTVTVHIRRLRGKVEDDPARPRLIQTVWGVGYRFDPTPTPVDADGRED; translated from the coding sequence ATGCAACAGCAACCGAGTGGGCCGGCGGCGGCCCGCATCCTGGTGGTCGACGACGACCCCACGGTCGCCGAGGTCGTCGCCGGATACCTCGACCGGGCCGGATACGTCGTGGACCATGCCGAGGACGGCCCGGCCGCGTTGGCCCGTGCCGCCGCCCACTGGCCGCACCTGGTGGTGCTGGACCTGATGCTGCCCGGCATGGACGGCCTGGAGGTGTGCCGCCGGCTGCGGGCACACGGCCCGGTGCCGGTCATCATGCTCACCGCCCGGGGCGACGAGGACGACCGCATCCTCGGCCTGGAGGTGGGCGCCGACGACTACGTCACCAAGCCGTTCAGCCCCCGCGAACTGGTGCTGCGCGTCGAGTCCGTCCTGCGCCGCGCACGGCCCGATGCGGGTACGGGCCTCCTGCGTTCGGCCGGCCTCACCGTCGACCCGGCCGCCCGCCGTGCCGCCCGGAACGGCTCCCCACTCGCCCTCACCGTCCGGGAGTTCGACCTCCTCGCCTTCTTCCTGCGCAACCCGGGCCGCGCCTGCAGCCGCGAGGACCTGATGCGCGAGGTGTGGGGCTGGGACTTCGGCGACCTGTCCACGGTCACCGTCCACATCCGCCGGCTGCGCGGCAAGGTCGAGGACGACCCGGCCCGGCCGCGGCTGATCCAGACCGTGTGGGGCGTCGGCTACCGCTTCGACCCCACCCCCACCCCGGTCGACGCCGATGGCAGGGAGGACTGA
- a CDS encoding MMPL family transporter, whose amino-acid sequence MSVLLYRLGRFAYGKPWYVIGGWLAVVAAVVGLLVANPVRVSNEVRIDGTPSQQVIDDLARSLPEASGGQGMLVFEAPAGARIGDRKVQSALLAAVDAVYRHDHVIDTRKALAEEAAKGDSSPLAQAQAAVARAAGQPSSGRTPVPLQLDGQPVPGVVVSADGSAALMQFQFDEQTYELPSGTVDSTVEAAEREATRGGLDVLPSASMMEIPEVIGAGEAVGVVVAAIVLLVTLGSVVAAGLPLVIALVGVTVGVGGAFTLSTVFEIHSLTAVLALMLGLAVGIDYALFIVNRERRLILDDGLDAHEATGRAIGTAGSAVFFAGSTVIIALAGLLVVGITLLSTMAVVAAATIAVAVLLVLTLLPALLGLVKERVCPARTRRRAQRRAADAEHARRTRATRWGAHLVRHKYPALAAAFLIPVILAVPAADMRMGLPSGASFNTDTAQRQSYDLVSDAFGPGYNGPLMIAVNSTAEERPLTPATLAAVTADLRNVKGATSVSLAGMNSAGTTAILTLVPGSGPNDDATKDVVTAVRDASARISATTGTTTGVTIGVTGFTALAIDVSDRLADALPLYVATVLGLSLIVLLLVFRSVMVPVTATLGFLLTIAATFGVTTAVFQWGWLQGLIALDATAPVVSLLPIIITGVLYGLAMDYQMFLVTSMREAHVHGATPLNATITGFARASSVVVAAATIMVSVFAGFVFNAQPMVKQAGFALAAGIVIDAFVIRMTLIPATMALAQEKAWWLPAWLDRVLPDLDVEGDKLAQKIPPPRPAAAQPHAAAVQEADITG is encoded by the coding sequence GTGTCCGTTCTGCTGTACCGGCTGGGAAGGTTCGCCTACGGCAAACCCTGGTATGTCATCGGGGGCTGGCTGGCCGTGGTGGCCGCCGTCGTGGGGCTTCTGGTGGCCAACCCGGTCAGGGTGAGCAACGAGGTGCGCATCGACGGCACCCCGTCCCAGCAGGTCATCGACGATCTGGCCAGGTCCCTGCCGGAGGCGTCCGGGGGACAGGGCATGCTGGTCTTCGAGGCACCGGCCGGCGCCCGGATCGGCGACAGGAAGGTCCAGAGCGCTCTGCTGGCGGCCGTGGACGCCGTCTACCGCCACGACCATGTCATCGACACCCGGAAAGCCCTCGCCGAGGAAGCCGCCAAGGGCGACAGCAGCCCGCTGGCGCAGGCCCAGGCGGCGGTGGCCCGGGCCGCGGGACAGCCGTCCTCCGGCAGGACACCCGTCCCGTTGCAACTGGACGGACAGCCGGTGCCCGGCGTCGTCGTATCCGCCGACGGCTCTGCGGCCCTGATGCAGTTCCAGTTCGACGAGCAGACCTACGAGCTTCCTTCCGGGACCGTCGACAGCACCGTCGAGGCCGCCGAGCGAGAGGCCACCCGCGGCGGCCTGGACGTCCTGCCGTCGGCGTCGATGATGGAGATACCGGAGGTCATCGGCGCCGGGGAGGCCGTCGGCGTCGTCGTGGCGGCCATCGTCCTGCTGGTCACCCTGGGGTCGGTCGTCGCGGCGGGCCTGCCCCTGGTCATCGCCCTGGTCGGCGTCACGGTGGGCGTGGGCGGTGCCTTCACCCTCTCCACCGTCTTCGAGATCCACTCGCTCACCGCGGTCCTGGCTCTCATGCTGGGGCTGGCCGTCGGCATCGACTACGCCCTGTTCATCGTCAACCGGGAACGCAGGCTGATCCTCGACGACGGCCTGGACGCACACGAAGCGACCGGCCGCGCGATCGGCACCGCCGGAAGCGCGGTCTTCTTCGCCGGCAGCACCGTCATCATCGCCCTGGCGGGGCTCCTGGTCGTCGGGATCACCCTGCTCAGCACCATGGCCGTCGTCGCCGCCGCCACGATCGCCGTCGCCGTCCTCCTCGTCCTGACCCTGCTGCCGGCGCTGCTGGGACTGGTCAAGGAGCGTGTCTGTCCCGCCCGCACACGGCGCCGGGCGCAGCGGCGGGCGGCCGACGCCGAGCACGCCCGGCGCACGCGGGCGACCCGCTGGGGCGCGCACCTGGTCCGCCACAAGTACCCGGCCCTCGCGGCCGCGTTTCTGATCCCCGTGATCCTGGCGGTGCCCGCCGCCGACATGAGGATGGGCCTGCCCTCCGGCGCCAGCTTCAACACCGACACCGCGCAGCGCCAGAGCTACGACCTGGTCAGCGACGCCTTCGGGCCCGGCTACAACGGCCCACTCATGATCGCCGTCAACTCCACCGCCGAGGAGCGCCCGCTCACCCCGGCAACGCTCGCCGCGGTCACCGCCGATCTCAGGAACGTCAAGGGCGCGACCTCCGTGTCCCTGGCCGGGATGAACAGCGCCGGCACCACGGCCATCCTCACCCTCGTCCCCGGCAGCGGCCCCAACGACGACGCCACCAAGGACGTCGTGACGGCCGTACGGGACGCAAGCGCGCGGATCAGCGCGACCACCGGCACCACCACCGGCGTCACCATCGGCGTCACCGGCTTCACCGCCCTCGCCATCGACGTCTCCGACCGACTCGCCGATGCCCTGCCCCTCTACGTGGCCACCGTGCTCGGGCTCTCCTTGATCGTCCTGCTCCTGGTCTTCCGCTCCGTCATGGTCCCCGTGACGGCCACTCTCGGCTTCCTGCTGACCATCGCGGCCACCTTCGGCGTCACCACGGCCGTCTTCCAGTGGGGCTGGCTGCAGGGCCTGATCGCACTGGACGCCACCGCGCCCGTCGTGAGCCTGCTGCCCATCATCATCACCGGCGTCCTGTACGGGCTCGCCATGGACTACCAGATGTTCCTGGTCACCTCCATGCGCGAAGCGCACGTCCACGGCGCCACCCCGCTGAACGCCACCATCACCGGCTTCGCACGCGCCAGTTCCGTCGTCGTGGCGGCGGCCACCATCATGGTCTCCGTCTTCGCCGGGTTCGTCTTCAACGCCCAGCCCATGGTCAAGCAGGCCGGATTCGCGCTGGCCGCGGGCATCGTCATCGACGCCTTCGTCATCCGCATGACACTCATCCCGGCCACCATGGCCCTCGCCCAGGAGAAAGCCTGGTGGCTCCCCGCCTGGCTGGACCGCGTCCTGCCCGACCTCGACGTCGAGGGCGACAAACTCGCGCAGAAGATTCCGCCACCCCGCCCCGCTGCCGCCCAGCCGCACGCCGCCGCAGTGCAGGAGGCGGACATCACTGGTTGA